Proteins from one Porites lutea chromosome 3, jaPorLute2.1, whole genome shotgun sequence genomic window:
- the LOC140929723 gene encoding uncharacterized protein, with the protein MNEIANDFQAEQREGDGELTYVLDEDDDEELEDEDENPDEDTDDENDDNEDDEDEQDEDENAVDEVQGEDSDGEVAEDEDEDENSLLSQGNDFSDPAPIRFRRVARRVIRRVGRPVRRVIRRVTRRFRRRRGGRRGGRGRRRGGRRGRRGGRRGRRGRRGRRGRRGRRGRRGRRRRGGRRG; encoded by the exons atgaatgaaattgcCAACGATTTCCAGGCAGAACAACGTGAAGg TGATGGAGAACTGACATACGTGCTAGATGAAGATGACGACGAAGAAttagaagatgaagatgaaaaccCGGACGAGGATACTGACGATGAAAACGACGATAATGaagacgatgaagatgaacaaGACGAAGACGAAAATGCTGTTGACGAAGTGCAAGGAGAAGATAGTGATGGCGAAGTTGCGGAGGATGAAGACGAAGATGAAAACTCTTTACTCAGTCAAGGAAACGATTTTTCAGATCCCGCCCCTATACGGTTCCGACGAGTTGCTCGGCGAGTAATTCGTCGTGTCGGACGACCCGTCCGCCGTGTGATTCGAAGAGTAACGCGTCGTTTTCGACGTAGACGTGGTGGTCGTCGCGGAGGTAGAGGCCGTCGACGTGGTGGTCGTCGAGGACGTAGAGGTGGTCGACGTGGTCGGCGAGGACGAAGAGGACGTAGAGGACGAAGAGGACGTAGAGGGCGTAGAGGGCGAAGACGACGTGGAGGTCGTCGCGGTTAA